CTCGCGCGCGATGACGTCGAGCGTGCCGTAGTAGGCGGTCGCGTTCATCCGGATGGGTCGGAAGTTCGGCGCGGCCTGGGCGGGGCTGGAGGCGGCGATGCCGGCCAGCGCCACGGCCGCGGCGAGCCACCGCATGGTCGTGTGCTTCATGGAGCACGAAACTAGGCGAAGCGGTCAAAATTCCCAAACCGACACACCATCGAGTGACGCGGCCGGCATCCGAACAACGTGCGAAACCGCTCGGGGGGACACGCGGTTAATACTCTCGGGTGATCCCGAGGTAAAGATCACACCGGTCGGAACGGGAGTGCTTTAGCTTTGGCAGGAAGCTGCGGAAGGTCTCGCAAAAACGCCGTTGCGGCTTCCGTGCAAAATCCCCGGCGTGGGTTAGCCTCTGCTCACAAAGCGCATCCCGTCATCGGCCTGTTCCGCGCTTTATTTGGCCGCACTCCGCGGACCTTCAGGCACGCAAGCATGGGGAACTTCATTGGACATTGCCATCGTCGGCCTATCCTGCCGTTTTCCGGGGGCGCGCGACGTGGTCGAGTTCTGGGCGAACTCACTGGCCGCCGCTCATCAATTCCGGCCCGTACCGTCGGCGCGTTGGAATCACGAGACATTCTATTCCACGAATTTCCGTGACACGCATTCCACGTACACCGACCGGGTGGCCTTTCTTGACGAGGTCGAGAAGTTCGCCGCCCTGCACCACCGCATCCCGCCGCGGCGTGCCAAAGCCATGGACCCACAGCACCGGCTGCTCGTCGACCTGGCCCGGGAGGCGGTCCAGGACGCCGGCTGGGAGCGGCGGCCGTTCGACCGGTCGACCACCGGCGTCTTCGTCGGCCTGAGCACCGCCGACTACAAGGACATGACCGGGGCCCGGCTGACCGCGAGCATGCTGGCCGACGGCTCGCTGTCGCCGAACGCCAACGACCCGGAGCTGCTCGCGGCGATCGCCGAGGCGGCCAAGGTGGCGATCGACCCGCCGCAGTCGTTCTCGATGGCCGGCTCGCTGCTCAACATGGCCCCGGCCACCGTCAGCGAGCTGCTCGACCTGGGCGGCCCGTCGTTCGCCGTGGACGCCGCCTGCTCGTCGGCGCTGGTGGCGATGCACGAGGCGGTCAACCACCTGCGGACCGGCTCGTGCAGCGCGGCCCTGGTCGGCGGGGTGTTCCTGAACCTCACCCCGAACGCGCTGGTCGGCTTCTCCCGGGTGGGCGCGCTGTCGCCGGCCGGGCTGTGCCGTCCGTTCGACGCCCGGGCCGACGGCTTCGTGCTCGGCGAGGGTGGCTCCCTCGCGGTGCTGCGGCCGCTGGACGACGCCCTGGAGGCGGGCGACCGGATCTACGCGGTGCTCAACGGCATCGGGACCGCCAACGACGGCAAGGGCGCCGGGCCGATGACGCCGCGGGCGGAGGGCCAGGAGGCGGCGATGCGGGCCGCGTACCGGGACGCGCGGGTGGAGCCGGGGGCGATCGACTTCCTGGAGGCGCACGGCACCGGCACCACGGTCGGCGACAAGGTGGAGATCGAGGCGATCCGCCGGTTGCGGGCCAAGTCGGCGGACCGGCACTGCTACCTCTCCTCCGGCAAGGCGATCATCGGGCACACCCTGCCGGCGGCCGGCGCCGCCGGCGTGCTGCGCACCGCGCTGGCCCTGCACCATCGGACCGTGCCGCCGCAGCCGGCCGTAGACTCGCACCCGGAGCTGCCGCTGGCCGAGGCGGGACTGGAGATCACCGCCGAGCCGCGGCCGTGGACGCCGCCGGCCGACGACCGGCGGCGGGCCGCGGTCAGCTCGTTCGGCTTCGGCGGGACCAACGTGCACGCGGTGCTCAGCGAGGCACCCGAGCCGGAGACCGACGACGAGGACGCGGACGGGACCCGGCCCTGGGTGGTGCTGCTGTCGGCGGACGGCGGGGAGCTGCTGGCGACGTACGCCGAGCGCCTGTCCGGCCTGGTCGCCGCCGACCCGGCGCTCACCCCGGCGGCGGTGGCCCGCACCACGGCCAGCCGCCGGCTGCTCGGCGCCCGGCTCGCGGTGATGTGCCGGACCCGGGCCGAGCTGGCCGAGCGGCTCGCCACCGCGGCCCGGGAGCTGGCCGCCGGCGCCACCGGCCGCCTCGCCCCCGGCGTGTACGCGAGCACCACCCCGCTCAGCCCGGAGCAGCGCTCGCTGGCCTTCCTCTACCCCGGCCAGGGCTCGCTGCGTCCCGGCGTGCTGCGCGACCTGGTGGCCCGCTTCCCGGCGCTGGCCGAGCATGTCCGGCCGCTCGCCGACCGGGTCGACGAGCGTACCGGCGCGCCGGTCACCGACCTGCTCTGCGACACCCCCGGCCCGGGCGCCGAGGAGCAGGTCAGCGCGACCCGGATCTGCCAGCCCGGCCTCGGCGTGGCCGGGATCGGGATGACCCAGCTGCTCGCCGAGCTCGGGGTGACCCCGCAGGTGACCCTCGGGCACAGCGTCGGCGAGCTGGCCGCCGCGGTCGCGGCCGGGGCGCTGACCCCGGACGACGGCATCGAGTTCCTGATCGAGCGCGGCGCCGCGGTCACCTCCGGCGAGGAGCCGGCGCCCGGGACGATGGCCGCGGTCCGGATCGACGCGGCCGGGTTCGAGCAGCTGCGGATCGGCATCGAGGGCGTCTGGGCGGGCTGCTACAACCACCCGACCCAGATCGTGGCGAGCGGGCACCGGGACGCGGTGGACCGGCTGGTCGAGCGGTGCCGTCACCGGGACGTGCCGGTGGTGCCGCTGCGCGTCTCGCACGCCTTCCACTCCCCGCTGATGTCCGAGGTCGACTCCCGGGTCGCCGTGCACGTGGCCGACCTGCCGGTGCGCAAGCCGATCCGGACGCTGATCTCCAGCGTGGACCCGGCGGCGCCGGTCGACCCGGAGACGCTGCGCGCGCTCTGGAGCCGGCAGGGTTCGGCGCCGGTGCTGTTCCGCGACGCGGTGGACGCGGCGGTGGACGCCGGCGCGAAGATCCTGGTGCAGGTCTCGGCCGGGGACTCGCTGCTCGGGATGGCCGCGCAGACGCCGTCGGCGCGCGGGCTGGACGCGATCGCGCTGATGCCGGCCGAGCCGGACGAGGGGTACGCCCTGCTCGAAGGACTGGGCCGGCTGGCCGTCGCGG
Above is a genomic segment from Actinoplanes ianthinogenes containing:
- a CDS encoding type I polyketide synthase; the encoded protein is MVEFWANSLAAAHQFRPVPSARWNHETFYSTNFRDTHSTYTDRVAFLDEVEKFAALHHRIPPRRAKAMDPQHRLLVDLAREAVQDAGWERRPFDRSTTGVFVGLSTADYKDMTGARLTASMLADGSLSPNANDPELLAAIAEAAKVAIDPPQSFSMAGSLLNMAPATVSELLDLGGPSFAVDAACSSALVAMHEAVNHLRTGSCSAALVGGVFLNLTPNALVGFSRVGALSPAGLCRPFDARADGFVLGEGGSLAVLRPLDDALEAGDRIYAVLNGIGTANDGKGAGPMTPRAEGQEAAMRAAYRDARVEPGAIDFLEAHGTGTTVGDKVEIEAIRRLRAKSADRHCYLSSGKAIIGHTLPAAGAAGVLRTALALHHRTVPPQPAVDSHPELPLAEAGLEITAEPRPWTPPADDRRRAAVSSFGFGGTNVHAVLSEAPEPETDDEDADGTRPWVVLLSADGGELLATYAERLSGLVAADPALTPAAVARTTASRRLLGARLAVMCRTRAELAERLATAARELAAGATGRLAPGVYASTTPLSPEQRSLAFLYPGQGSLRPGVLRDLVARFPALAEHVRPLADRVDERTGAPVTDLLCDTPGPGAEEQVSATRICQPGLGVAGIGMTQLLAELGVTPQVTLGHSVGELAAAVAAGALTPDDGIEFLIERGAAVTSGEEPAPGTMAAVRIDAAGFEQLRIGIEGVWAGCYNHPTQIVASGHRDAVDRLVERCRHRDVPVVPLRVSHAFHSPLMSEVDSRVAVHVADLPVRKPIRTLISSVDPAAPVDPETLRALWSRQGSAPVLFRDAVDAAVDAGAKILVQVSAGDSLLGMAAQTPSARGLDAIALMPAEPDEGYALLEGLGRLAVAGVPVDLTPLFEGLGVPLVTLPPSPLATQHYSIRRTEKKTEAARFVRKHELPSPALPDAQPAAVTRNGAPIPVNDVISLLREQLAVLRDIGAEPGAPVERPAVAERPVVAERPAVTERPAVVERPAALEKAPERPAPVPAPRKTEDRKVFSEVAAMVGKISAYPADMVRPEQSFGGDLGFDSIMTAELIAAAKRRWPDLDLAPEQVFGIATVGELTQLLNEALGGAPAPAPAPEPEPVRELVPRDEARHEARRPEVADVTKLPEIVQFEARGTILEKVGVANPYYIVHDSVINSRTSVHGRQLISFSSYNYLGLSGHPMVNYAVKEAVERYGSSVSAARILSGNRALHDELDRGLAALVGAEDAISLLGGHSTNVGIIGHMVGPEDLIVHDALAHDSILQGCRLSGANRQPFPHQDLAALDALLTRIRDRYRRVLIIVEGVYSMDGDICDLPALIALKKKHGALLMVDEAHSIGVLGARGGGVGEHFGVDRTDVDIWMGTLSKSLASCGGYIAGRHELIEYLRYTLPGFIFSAGMSPANAAAALAALHLLREEPQRLKVLHDRAATFLRLAKQAGLDTGPSSGTPVIPCITGDSVQALKLADTLLKNGVSANPIMYPAVKERLARLRFFITAEHSTEDIETTVDLVARHLDPARVPQPA